A DNA window from Delphinus delphis chromosome 6, mDelDel1.2, whole genome shotgun sequence contains the following coding sequences:
- the WDR31 gene encoding WD repeat-containing protein 31: MLFRCHLKRALPQKVSCRFCAVMGKLQSKLKYSTYKYRPDGFRDERTQTKAFQEYSPAHVDTVSVVAALNSDLCVSGGKDKTVVAYNWRTGNVVKRLKGHEREITKIACIHKSGQFFSASRDKMVMMWDLQGSSQPRQQFSGHSMVVTGLAVSPDTSQLCTGSRDNTLLLWDVGTGQCAERASVSRNLVTHLCWVPREPYILQTSEDKTIRLWDSRGLQVAHVFPAKQHIQTYCEVSEDGHKCISCSSGFGGEGCEATLWDLRQTRNRICEYKGHFQTVASCVFLPRALALMPMIATSSHDCKVKIWNQDSGGAVTM, translated from the exons ATGCTATTCAGGTGCCATCTGAAACGAGCTCTTCCCCAGAAGGTCTCATGCAGGTTCTGTGCAGTGATGGGGAAACTGCAGAGCAAACTCAAATACAGCACTTATAAATACAG GCCCGATGGATTTAGAGACGAGAGAACTCAAACTAAAGCTTTTCAAGAGTATAGCCCAGCTCACGTGGATACCGTCTCTGTTGTTGCTGCTCTGAACTCAGACCTCTGTGTCTCCGGAGGAAAAGATAAG ACAGTTGTGGCCTATAACTGGAGAACTGGAAATGTGGTGAAAAGGTTGAAAGGACATGAGCGTGAAATCACAAAG ATAGCTTGTATTCACAAATCAGGCCAGTTCTTCAGTGCCTCTCGCGACAAGATGGTCATGATGTGGGACTTGCAAGGCTCCTCGCAACCAAGGCAGCAGTTCTCCGGCCACAGCATGGTGGTCACTGGATTGGCTGTGAGTCCAG ACACATCACAGCTATGCACTGGCTCTCGTGACAACACCCTCCTTCTGTGGGATGTGGGGACCGGACAGTGTGCGGAGAGAGCATCAGTCTCCAGGAACCTG gtcactcaccTGTGCTGGGTCCCCAGAGAACCTTATATACTCCAGACCTCTGAAGATAAAACCATCAG attATGGGACAGTCGGGGGCTGCAGGTAGCTCATGTATTTCCCGCAAAGCAGCACATCCAGACCTACTGCGAGGTCAGTGAGGATGGACACAAGTGTATCTCCTGCAGCAGCGGCTTTGGAGGCGAAGGCTGTGAAGCCACG TTGTGGGACCTAAGGCAGACGCGGAACAGAATCTGTGAGTACAAGGGGCACTTCCAGACTGTAGCATCCTGTGTCTTTCTACCAAGAGCATTAGCCTTGATGCCTATGATTGCTACCTCATCGCATGACTGCAAGGTGAAGATCTGGAACCAAGACAGCGGAG GAGCTGTCACCATGTAA